The following coding sequences lie in one candidate division KSB1 bacterium genomic window:
- a CDS encoding T9SS type A sorting domain-containing protein has protein sequence MSNDGRILFKKTVPGFNGLGSSRQPQNVMVPTDQNGVLFHRFGLKGQFSSDWEGEHYACAVDSAGRVLWEVLYSNRRCERLSFLDVVLSDGSGGAIFAWGENVPARGIWMQQVSRTGKLGEVTHVLEPSTRESTPQDFRLFPVYPNPFHQDVHISYRLVRTLRISLRIYDVSGREVIALVEQQQPQGLHEIVWDGLDRYGTPVSNGVYFCVLSTAVGTQIRKFALSH, from the coding sequence ATGAGTAATGACGGTAGGATACTGTTCAAGAAGACGGTGCCTGGGTTCAACGGGCTGGGTTCCAGCAGGCAGCCGCAAAACGTGATGGTCCCGACCGATCAAAATGGCGTGCTGTTCCATCGTTTCGGACTAAAGGGACAATTTTCTTCTGACTGGGAGGGAGAGCACTATGCCTGTGCGGTAGATTCTGCAGGAAGGGTGCTGTGGGAAGTGTTGTATTCGAATCGGAGATGCGAAAGGCTCAGTTTCCTAGATGTGGTTCTTTCCGATGGCAGTGGAGGTGCCATTTTCGCCTGGGGGGAAAATGTTCCGGCGCGCGGCATCTGGATGCAACAGGTCAGCAGGACAGGGAAGTTAGGAGAGGTAACACACGTTCTGGAACCCAGCACAAGGGAATCAACTCCCCAGGATTTCAGGCTATTCCCCGTCTACCCCAACCCCTTTCATCAAGATGTCCATATCTCCTATCGTCTGGTGCGGACCCTGAGGATTTCCCTTCGAATCTATGATGTTTCTGGCAGGGAGGTAATTGCTCTTGTTGAACAACAACAACCACAAGGGTTGCATGAAATTGTCTGGGACGGACTGGATCGATATGGTACGCCGGTGAGCAATGGAGTCTACTTCTGTGTGCTGTCAACTGCAGTAGGAACACAGATACGCAAGTTTGCTTTAAGCCATTAG